The following coding sequences are from one Halobacteriovorax sp. JY17 window:
- a CDS encoding NUDIX hydrolase has translation MLKKWKTNNYQHILKTFVFNYFKADRENSTGELKGSFDILECRNWVNVFAFNERDELILVKQYRHGIDDLTLETVAGVIESSEEPLTAAKRELLEETGHCSDEWSELGRVSANPAFMNNYCHYFVARNCREVSAQDLDPLEEIEVLKISMNEVEDKIRSGEIHHSLFLAGIGLLKNSLP, from the coding sequence ATGTTGAAGAAATGGAAAACGAATAATTATCAGCACATTCTAAAAACTTTCGTCTTTAACTACTTCAAGGCAGATAGGGAGAACTCTACAGGTGAATTAAAGGGTTCTTTCGATATTCTTGAGTGTCGTAACTGGGTCAATGTCTTTGCTTTCAATGAAAGAGACGAACTTATTCTAGTTAAGCAGTATAGGCATGGAATTGACGATCTAACTCTTGAAACGGTTGCAGGTGTTATTGAATCTAGCGAAGAGCCTTTGACCGCAGCAAAGAGAGAGTTACTGGAAGAGACTGGTCACTGCTCAGATGAGTGGAGCGAACTTGGGAGAGTTTCCGCTAATCCGGCCTTCATGAATAATTACTGTCACTACTTTGTTGCTAGAAATTGTAGGGAAGTGTCAGCTCAAGATCTAGATCCTTTAGAAGAGATTGAAGTCTTGAAAATTTCAATGAATGAGGTTGAAGATAAAATAAGAAGTGGTGAAATTCACCACTCCCTCTTTTTGGCCGGAATAGGCCTTCTTAAGAATTCTTTACCGTAG